GCATAACCGGAAAATTATTTTGAGATCAAACTTTATGATCCCGAAATAATATTTGGCACGACGAAAGGCGCGGCGTGAGCGCCTCCGATCAGCCGCGCTCGATCATCCTGCCATCCGGCGCTGGATCCGGGGCCGGCGCCTCTCCGGGCAGGGTCTCGAGATGCTTGCGCAGAATATCCACATTGCGCCTGTTCGATTTGAATCCCGCATCGAACAGCGTGCCGAGCAAGGGGATGCTGCCGAACACGGCGTCTGCCGCGACATTCACCCCCTGACGCATCAGCTTCCCCTTGGGCAGGCCCATGCGATAGCTCTCAAGCATGATCCAGGCCGCGGGCAGCGCTGTGGCCGCGTCGCCCACCACGGGAATGATGCTGGCGATGGCGTCATAGCCGACGCGGAAATTCGTGCCGGGGATGCGGAAAATCGTATCGAGCTGCCGGGAGAGGCGGTCGAGACGTTCGAAACGGTCTAGATGAGGATGGTCAGCCATGCGGGACAAATCACCACAATCGCCTTCCGGTTCCCTTCAGCCTCTGTAAACCTGCCTGCAACGCCCGCCACTGCGCCCGGCACAGCAATGAAATGCAGTGCGCTCAGAGCCTTCCTGAGAGGAGACCCGCCGTCGCGCCGCGTCGGGCGGTGGCGCTCTGCCGCGTGGTGTGACATTTTGGGTGCGAGGCCCAGATCGCGCCGAAGCAGAGCCGAAGGGCGGAACCCGAGATGCACCCCAAAGAAAAACGAAGCTGTCTGTACCGGAAGATCTCGCATTATGTCGAGCTGACGGAACAGGACATGATCTATCTGGAAGGGCTTGAAACCAATCGCCGCACCTATCCCGCCCGCCAGCGCATCCGGCGTCCCGGCGAGGAAGCCGACATCCTGTTCATCGTGCGCCGCGGCTGGCTGTATTCCGCATCGGATGTCGAGAATGAGAGGCGCCATATTCAGGGGCTGCATTTCCCCGGCGACGTGATCGGCATCTCCGACATCACCCTCGCCATGTCCCGCGCGAGCCTGATCACCGCGACCGAGGTCGAACTGTGCCGGCTCCCCAAATCGGGGCTGCGCGACCTCTTCGAAACCTCACCGCGTCTCGCCGCGCTGTTCTTTGCCTTTGGCGCGATTGAAAGCGTCATCCTCACGGAACGGTTGGCGGCGGTCTCGCGGCTGGATGCCGAGGCACGGCTGTCACACATGCTGTTGCAGATCCATTCGCGCATTCTGGTCACCGCGCCGGAAAACGGGGACTGGTTCCGCATGCCGCTGAGCCAGGAAGTCATCGGCGATGCAATCGGGCTGACCCAGGCCTATGTGAACCGCACCTTCAAAGCGCTCGAGGCACGGGGCTTGATCGAACGTCATCACAACGGTGTCGAGCTTCTCGACAAGCCCGCCCTTATCGAGCTGAGCGGCTATGAAGATCGCTACAGCACAATCGATCAAGGCTGGATGCCGCAGCGTTAACGCTCGGCGCAGCCACAAAAAAACGCACCGAGTTATATACCAGTTAAACTAGATCAGTCCGCAGGAACTGCACCAGACTGTTAGCGTTCCATCGATAGCTGCCGCATCCGCACGCCCTTTCCGGCCGGTACGCTCGCGACATCGGCTATCACCATTTACTTAGCGACAGGAACGTTATTCATGAGCACCGATACATATCCAAACGTCCGCGATCACGAGGTGGCGCACGGCAAGCCGGCAGAGCTTGTACGTGTGTCCTGGGCCGGCATTTTCGCCGGTGCCGTGGTCGGTATCGCAGTGGTGGCGACGCTCACCCTGCTCGGCATGTCCATCGGCTTCGGCGTCATTGACCCCACGCTGGAAGAGAACCCGCTGGCCGGTGTCGGCACCGGATCGGCCATCTGGGCGGCATTGACGATGATTGCCGGTCTGTTCGTGGGCGGTTTCGTTGCCGCCCGCCTCGCCGGTCAGCCGAACCCGATCACCGCCGTCTTGCACGGCGCGACCGTCTGGTCGCTGGTGACGGTCGCGATCATCTGGCTGGCAAGCACCGCGATTGGCGGCCTCGTCGGCGGCTCGCTGAGCGCGATTTCCAGCGGCGCGTCGGCTGCCGGCTCGGCCGTCGCCAGTGCGACCCAGTTCGCAGGTCAGCAAATCGGCCGCATCGACATCTCGATGCCGAACCAGCTGCCCGACGGGATCGAGCAGCGCCTCGAACAGCGCGATCTCACCCCCGAAGACCTGCGCCGCGAATTCAACAATGCCATCGCGGAATCGGCGCTCGGCCAGGAAGACCTGAATCAACTGCGTGAAAACGCCGCAGAAACCGCCCGCGAAGTCGCCCAGAATCCCGGCAATGCCGGTGCCATCGTTCAGGATTTCATCGAAAACCTGACCGGCTCGGGCGAAGAGGTCGTTGTTTCGGACGAAGAGCGTCAGCAGATCGTCGACCGACTGGTCCGCCGCACCGGCATCACCCGCGCCGAAGCCGCGAATATGATCGACGAAGCGCAGGCTCGCTTCAACGAAGCGCGCGGCCAGATCGTGAGCTCGCTTGAAGAGGCCCGCGAAACCACGCTGCAGGCAGCCGAGGCCGCGTTGAACGGTCTGACCAAGGCAGCTTTCTGGTCCTTCTTCGGACTGGTTCTCGGCCTGATCGCCGCTGCCGGCGGTGCCTTTGTCGGCGCGCCGAAGACGCTGCCGCGCGCTCGGGTCTGAGCCTGAAACCGGCCGGGGCGGAACCCGCCGCCCCGCGCCAATCAACAACCAACCAACAGGAGGCCTCTCATGTCAGAGCAGGACCACAGAACCAATCAGGACCGCGCCGAAGCGCTTCGCCAGCAGGGCGAAGACAAGCTGCGCGAAGGCCGCGACGCCGCCCGCTCGGCGCTTCAGGAAGGCCAGCAGAAGGCCGGTGAGATCCTGGACGACCAGAAGCGCGGATTGGCCGAGCAGGTGAACTCGGTCGCCAAGGCAACCCGTTCCGCCGCTGAAAAGCTGCGCGAGGAAAATCAGGGCGTGATCGCCGGCTGGATCGAGTCCGCCGCAGACGGCGCCGAAACTGCCGCCGGCAATCTGCGCGACCGCGATCTGGGCGATATCTACGGCCAGGTGACCGACTTCGCCCGCCGGCAGCCCGCCGTGTTTATCGCTGGTGCCGCACTTCTGGGCTTTGCCGCCGCGCGTTTCGCGGGCGCATCCGCCTCGCACAGCTACGATCAGGACCGCTATGTCTCTGATCGCAGCCCGTCCCGCCCGGACGGCTATAATCCGGCAGCCCCGGTCAGCACCGGCAGCCCGACGGCGCCTGCGGGCAGCGCCTACACACCCGCCGCCCCGGCAACCCACACCGGCACGAGGGAGCAATCCTGATGGACGACCACAAATATCACGATCCGAACCGGCGCAGCGTGAGCGGGCATCTGTCCGCCATCGTCGATGACGCCATCAATCTCGTCCGTGGCGAGGTCGCCCTCGCCCGCGCCGAGGCAAATGAAAAGGTCGGCCAGCTGGGTGCGGCGCTTGTCATGGCGGTGCTCGGCACTGCGCTCATCATGGCGGCGCTGGTGATCCTGCTTCAGGCCATCGTGCTGGCGCTGGTCGAGATGGGCATCCATTCCGGCTGGTCGGCACTGATCGTCGGTGGTGGCACGGTCATCGTCGGGATCATTCTGCTGATGTCCGCGAAGTCGAAATTCTCGGCTGAAAATCTCGCGCCCAGCAAGACCATGGAACAGATGCGCCGCGACCGCGAAGCCATCAAGGAGACCCGTCTATGACCGATTATTCGGATAAATCCACCCGACAGATCGTCGATCAGATCGAGGATCGCCGCCAGAGCCTGTTGCGCAATGTCGATCAGCTTCAGGGACAGTTCCGTCCCGAAAACCTGATGGAGACTGCCCGCACCGCGTTGCTTGACAGTGGCGGGGCTGAATTCACCCGCAATATGGGCCGCTCGCTGCGCGACAATCCGCTGCCGGTCGCCCTGATCGGTGCGGGTATGGCCTGGCTGATCGCCGGTCAGGGCGGACCGACCAGCCGCGACATCGCCAGCCGCGGACGTGACATGTCAGATCGCGTATCGGAACGCTTCGGCAATGACGACGACGACGACGATGATTACCGCGGTGATCGGATCGGCACCCGTGCGAGCGGACTCTATCGCCCCGTCGGCAGTTCGCCCGCGGTTGGCGGTCGTGGGATCTCGCATGATGTCCAGGGACGTCAGCTGACCGAGGCAGAATTTGCCGATGCCGATGACGACGACGGCGAAAGCATTGCCGACCGCGCCCGTCGCAGCGTCGATGAGGCGCGCGACCGTCTCAGCTCCGCGCGCGACAACGCCTCGCGCCGTGGCCGCGACTTCGCCCGCTCGGCACGTCAGAGCGCCGATGATCTGCGCTATTCGGCGCGCGACCGGTTCGACCGCAGCCGTGACCAGTTCGCGGATGTTGCCGGCACCGCAGCCGACCGCGTTTCGGAAGCCTATCGCTCGAACCCGGTGGTGCTCGGGCTCGGTGTCGCCGCACTCGCCGCGCTCGGCGCGACGCTGCTGCCGTCGACCCGTCGCGAGGACGAGCTGTTCGGAGAGCAGGCGGATGAGCTGAAGGACCGCTCTCGCGAAGTGCTCGACACCACGGTCGAGCGTGCCGGAGAGATCGCCGAAAAGACGCTCGACAGCGCCAAGAGCGAGGCCGAGGCCCGCGGCTATGACACTGGCAATGCCGAAAAGGCCGCCTCGGGCGTCATCGACGATCTCAGCGAGATCGGCGCAAAGGCAGCCGAGACCGCCAAGAAAGAGATCGACGCGGACGTTAATAAAACCACGTCGACAGGTTCTGGCGCGAGCGGAAGCTCCGACGGCGTGAACAACAACAGCTAAGACCCGCCCAGATAAAGGCCGTAAGGCCCCGTCGGTTCGCCGGCGGGGCCTTTTGCATGGCGGCGAGCGGCAGAAGGCAGGCAGCTACCCTCACCCATCCCCGCAGAACGCCGTCTTGACCACGCCCGTCGAACGAGCAGCTCAGAGGGTTGTTGCATTCGTATGCAGAACAGCTAGGGTCGGCATGGCAAACATTGGAAAAGGATTCTCAACATGGCTGCGGACGATAAGGGCGCGGACGGGAACAAGCCGCGAGGCAAGGCATCAGGCGACGCCGTTCTTCAGGTCGAGCGCCGCGATTTCGTCGATCTGGTGCCCGAGGGTCGCAAGCGCGTTCAGCCGATGGAGGGGTTCGACGACATCTATACCGACATCGTCGATTACATCATCCGCTGCACCCATCGCATCTGGGACGAGCGCGATATTGGCCTGATCTACACGCATTACACCCATAATTGCGTGCTCTACGGGACGATGGGCACCATGTATGACCGCGAGGAGGTCGTGCGCGACACCATCCAGCGCCTGGTCAGCCTGCCCGAGCGGCGCGGCATGGCCACCCAGGTCATCTGGAGCGGCGACGACCAGAAGGGTTTTTATACGTCTCATCTCGTCACCGGCTCGGGCCGTCATACGCAGCACGGGCATTACGGCCCGCCGACAGGGCGCAGCTTTGTGTCGCGGACCATCGCCGACTGCATGATCCACGCCAACAAGATCTATCGGGAATGGGTTGTCTCGGATCAGATGGCGATCATCCGTCAGCTGGGTCTGGACCCTCAGGATTATGCCGCGCGTCTGGCCGGGAAGCTGTTCGAAAAGGGCGTCGAATCGATCGATATCGGCGAAAACCGCCGGATGGTCGGGCAGTATCCGCCCGATTCGAAGCCGGACCTGTCGATCGCCAGCACCGATCTGGAGCGCGAGACGCTGGACTGGCTGCATGCGGTGTGGAACCAGCGGATGCTGGGGCGGATCAAGGATGTCTACGCGCCGACCTGCCAGTATCACGGACCGCTCATGACCGAGCTTTACGGCATCGCCGCCGTCACGCATCAAACGCTCGGCCTGCTGGGATCGCTGCCCGATGCCGGATTCACCCCGCAACATATCTGTTCGACCGAATGCGAAGAGGGCGGCACGAAGGTTGCCGTGCGATGGATCCTCGAAGGGCATCACCTCGGCTATGGGATGCTGCAAGAGCTTGGAGAACCGACCGGCAAGCGTGTGCAGGTGATGGGGATCAGCCATTTCCACTATAAGGACGGCAAGATCGTCGATGAATGGCGTGTCTACGACGAGTTGTCGCTGCTGGTTCAGGTCAAGCTGGCCCAGCTTTCGGAGGCTGCGCGAGAGCCGATATATTTCGATGAGGGCTGATACCCGAAGCGGTCTGCCCGGCGCCCGACCCTGAAAGGCCGGGCGCCGCTGAGCCGCCGCGCCTAGCCGCCGCGTCGGAAAATCGGGCTCATCCTGTCCAGCACATCCACCCCCATCTGCATCAGCAGATCCAGCATATCGAGCGGCACCCAGTTTTCGCGGATCAGCCCCTCGTGATGCAGGTAGAAATCCATCACCCGCATCGTCACCGGCCGGCCGGTCGGGGCAAGGCCCAGAAAGCCGCCGCCGCGATGCATCGCGAAGACGCTCGGCCAGCCGGCAGTGACGGAATAGGGGCCGTCCCCTATCCGGATATAATGCCCACCGCCATGCTGTTGCTTGAGCGCGCCGATCTCGTCCCACTGCCCGCCGCCCTTGCGGTTCGGGAAGGCCATGCGGAAGGGCAGCTGGTGGCAATCCACAAAGCCGGACAGCCCCCGCGCCGTGCCGATACCGGCAGGGCCATACCACATCATCTTAGGATGCCAGAAGTCCTTCTGCGGCATGTTCAGCAGCCCCTCGCGCCCGCCCCTGCCTTCATCGTCATAAGCCCCCAGCGCGGCGTGCATGGCCAAGGTCTGTGCGATACTGGCAGCACTTTCCTGCGGATCGCTATCGCGCAGGGCAAGACCGTCTCCGGTGATCGGACCCGGCCACATCTCTTCGGCGCCGAGGCTCGGTGCAAGCGGCCAGAACCCCGCCTGGCGAATGAGGTCGAGCACGTCCCAGAGACAGCTGGACTGGACGATCCGGCCATGCGCGATCTGGTGCACCTCGCCATACCGGAGATAGGCGGCACCGCCCGTCGCGGGGATGCCCAGCCAGTCATGACGGAAGCTTCCGCAGTAATGTCCCATCATCGCGACATAGTCACGCCCCTCATATTGCCCGCCGACGACAATCAGGTCGCGCCGTTCGAGATCGGGGAAGCTGTGCCGCAGCGGCGCCCAGACCTGCGCCGCAATCGCTTCGGGGCCGGTCATTTCGTTCATCGGGTGAGAGCCGCGCCAATGCGCTTCGGGCGCATAGAGCGTGCCGAGCAGTTCCGGAAGCGCCTCGGGGCGCGCCTCGGCAAGGCGCAACATCGCCTCGTGCATATCGATTTTCCGGCTGAGATGCGGATCGGTCATGGCGTTATCCTGCGCGGTTCGTATCGGCTTAAGATTTTCTTGCATTCGTATGCAGCGATTGCTAGCATCGATTCTGCGACAGGTAATTTCAAGCCTCCTCGCCACAAAGAAACAGTATTTCATGCGGCCAATAACTTTGCGGGCCGACCCTGCCCGATAACTCGCCGGGCGCTGTTCTCAACAGGAGACGGACCATGACAAGAATTCTGCAAGCCAGCGTAGCCACGATCGCACTGATCGGGAGCGCGGGCATGGCAATGGCCGAATGCGGCATCGAATCCGGATCCGTGCGGATCCTCTCGAATGACTTCGAGGCGCTGCACGTCATCGCCAACGCCGCCGAGACCTGCGCCAGCGACACGGTCGAAGTCACCAAGAACCAGACCACCGAGCACAAGAATATCCAGGTGCCGGCGCTGACGACAAATCCTGCCTCCTACACTGTCGCGGTCGTGGCGACGAACTCGGTCATGCCGCTTCTCTCGGCCGATCTGGTGCGTCCTCTCGATGAATATGTCGAGAAATGGGGTCAGGATCTGCAGGAACAGCAGCTCATCCGCGTCGGCGACAACATCATGGCGATCGCTTTCATGGCGAATGCGCAGCATCTGTTCTATCGCGAGGATCTGCTGGAAGAGAACGGCATCGAGGTGCCGACCAGCTATGAAGAGATCCTCGCCGCCGCCGAAACGCTGCGTGCGAATGACGTGATGCAGTATCCGCTTGCCTCCGGCTACAAGCCGGGCTGGGATCTCGCGGCGGAGTTCGTGAACACCTTTCTCGCGACCGGCGCCGATTTCTTCAAGGACGGGACCGCCGAGGTCGATATCAACAACGAGAACGGGATCAAGACGCTTGAGACGCTGAAGGCGATGAGCGAATACATGGACCCCGATTTCGTCACCTATGACAGCAATGCGCTGCATCCGCTCTGGGAATCGAATGACAGCGCGATCCAGATCCAATGGGGCTCGCGCACCCGCGAATATTCCGATGAAACCGGCTCCGCGCCCGAGATCGCTGCCGCCACGGGCTATGCCGCCGCACCGACGCTCGGCGATGCCGAGATCCCTGCGGCCGGTCTGTGGTGGGATGGTTTCGTGATCGCGAAGAATATTTCGGACGAAGACGCCGAGGCCTCGTTCCGCGCGATGATGAAGGGGATCTCGCCCGAAACCATTGCCGAGAACCGGGAATCCGCGGTCTGGCTGGTCAAGGGCTACGATCCGACGCCGGCTGCGGAAGGGGTCTCTGCAAACCTCGCCGCGGGCGCACGCCCCTATCCGATGCTGCCCTATATGGGGCTTCTGCACACCGCGCTCGGCGATAATCTGGCCGAGTTCATGCAGGGCCAGGAGAGCGCCGAGCAGGCACTGGCGGATGTGACCGCCGCCTACACGACCGCGGCTGCCGAAGCGGGCTTTCTGAACTGATGACGAAGACCGGGACGGCGCGCTGACCGGCGCGCCACGCCCCGCCACGCGCTAAAGACGCCCCGCCTGTCCTGACGCCATTCCCGCGTCCGGGCTCTGCCTTCACACGTTCGACGGAGTAACCCATGCCGCACAGAACGTTTCTGGCCTTTATCTGGCCTTCCCTGCTCGCGATGATCCTGTTCATCGCCATCCCGATCATCTCGGTCGGATATCAGTCGCTCTTTGTCGAGCATCAGCAGGTCATGAGCCAGACCGAATCCTGTGGCCCGTTCGGCTGCAAGACCGAGATGCGCGTCGATTCCGCCGCCATGGCCGAGCTTCGCGAGGAAAGTCCGATGGGACGGTTCAACGGGCTGGGCACCTATTCCAACGCCAGCCACCTTGCATTCGACGAGCTTGGCGCAGCCTGGCGCAACAGCGACAGTCTTGGGGTATTTCTGGGTCAGGTGATGAACCTGCCCTTCTACAAGGCGCTGATCTTTACCATAGCCTATACCTTCATCGTGACCCCGCTTGTGATCATACTTGGCTTCTGTATCGCGGTCTCGGTAAACGCGGTTTCGGCCCGGTTGAAAGGGCCGGTCATCTTCTTCTCGCTTTTGCCGATGATCGTGACACCGCTGATCGGCGCGCTGGTGCTGTTCTGGATGATCGATTCCCGCGGCATCATCGGCGCGACGTTGCAGGTCGTGTTCAACGATCCGCAATTGTCGCTGAAAGCCTCGCCGACGCTGACCTGGGTGACGCTGTTCGTCTATGGCGTCTGGCACAGCGCGCCGTTCGCTTTCGTCGTGTTCTATGCCGGGCTACAGACCGTGCCGCAGGACACGTTGGAAAGCGCCATGGTCGACGGCGCCAGCCGGTGGGAGCGGATCCGCTTCGTCACCATCCCCTATCTGATGCCGCTGGCGACCTTTATCGCGCTGATGCAGCTCATGGATAATTTCCGGGTTTTCGAGCCGATCATCGGCTTCTCGGCCGAGGCGAACGCAACCTCGCTGAGCTACCTGATCTATTCCGATCTGCGTTCAGGCGACTTTCCGCTATTCGGCTCGGCCGCCGCCAGTTCGATGCTGACCATTCTCGGCGTGGTCATCCTGTTGTTCCCGGTGCTGATCCGCACCTGGCGCGATTTCAGCAGAAAGGCCTGATCGATGGCAAAGAGCATAAATCGCAAACCCATGCCGCTTGTCGTGCTGTCCACCGGCTTCGTGCTGCTGTGGCTGTTCCTCGCGGCGTTCCCGTTCATCTGGACGGCCTGGGGATCGTTCAAGGTCGAGGCGGATTTCTTTTCCCGCGCCGACTGGATGAATGCAATCACCGGCCCGGCCACGACCGCGCAGACCGGGGGCCCCTTCACCGGCAGCGGCTATGAGGGAGCGTGGATCGAGCAAGAATTCTGGCGCGCCGTGCTGAACACCGGCATCGTTGTCTTTGCCGTGGTCACGATTTCACTGACGGTCGGCACGCTGGGTGGCTATGCGCTGGCGCGGTCCGGGTTCCGCTATACGTTCTGGATCCTGATCGCGGCGCTGATCTTCCGTGCCATGCCGCATGTGACGCTAGTCTCGGGCTATCTGCTGCCCTTCTTTGAAATGAACATCTGGGGCTATCTGCCCACGACCATTATCGTGCTGGTCGCGATCAATCAGCCCTTTACCCTGTGGATGCTTCACAGCTTCTTTCTGACCATCCCAAAGGATCTGGACGAAAGCGCAATGGTCGATGGCTGCACGCGCTTCCAGGCCTTCCGTCTGGCGGTCATCCCGGTGATGTGGCCGGGGGTGGTGACTACGGGGCTGTTCAGCTTCCTGCTGGCCTATAACGACTTCACCGTCACCTCGATGCTGCTGAGCCAGGAAAACCAGACCATGATCCCCAAGATCAACAGCTTCCTCGGCTCGACCCAGCAAGAGGGCAAAGTCATGTATGCGGTCGCCGCCGCCGTTTCGGCCATGGCCCCGCTTTTCGTTCTCGTCATGGTGTTCCAGCGCCAGATCGTCAGCGGGCTCACCGCCGGCGCCGTGAAAGGATAGGTATCCGATGGCTGAACTTCGTTTGAAAAACGTTTGCAAACGCTGGGGAAATTTTATCGGCGTCGATAATTTCGATCTCGATATCGCGGATCAGGAATTCATCGTGCTGCTCGGGCCGTCGGGTTGCGGCAAGTCCACCACGATGCGGATGATCGCCGGGCTGGAAGATGTCACCGATGGCGAGATCTGGATCGGTGACAAGGTCGTCAACAATGAAGAACCCAAGGATCGCGACATCGCCATGGTGTTCCAGTCCTACGGTCTTTACCCGCAGCTTTCGGTTTACGAAAACATCCGCTTCCCACTGAAGGTCCGCAAGGTCCCGAAGGAGGAACATCACGAACGGGTCATGCGCGCCGCCGAGATGGTCGAGCTGACCGAACTGCTGGAACGCCGCCCCGCCGCGCTCTCCGGCGGGCAGCGCCAGCGCGTCGCGCTTGGCCGCGCCATCGTGCGCAAACCGACCGTGTTCCTGATGGATGAGCCGCTGTCGAATCTCGACGCCAAGCTGCGGGTTTCGACGCGGGCGCAGATCAAGAATCTCCAGCACAAGCTGAAGACCACAACCGTCTATGTCACCCATGACCAGATCGAGGCGATGACGCTGGCCGACCGGGTCGTGGTCATGAACAAGGGCCGCATCCAGCAGGTGGGGACGCCGACGGATATCTATGACTATCCGGCGAATACCTTCGTGGCAGGCTTCATCGGCAGCCCGGCGATGAACCTCGTGACAGGCCGTATCGAGAACGGCGTCTTCGAGGCCGAAGGGATGCGCGTCCCCGGCCTGCCCACGCACCACGCAGGGCCGGTGACGCTTGGCTTCCGGGCCGAAGATGTGACCCTGGCCGAGCCTGGCGGCGGTGAATTGCGCGCTCCGGTCTACTCTATCGAGCTTCTTGGCGAGGCGTCCATGATCAGCCACAGGCTCGGGGAATCCCTTGTGTCGATCA
This genomic window from Paracoccus sediminicola contains:
- a CDS encoding ester cyclase encodes the protein MAADDKGADGNKPRGKASGDAVLQVERRDFVDLVPEGRKRVQPMEGFDDIYTDIVDYIIRCTHRIWDERDIGLIYTHYTHNCVLYGTMGTMYDREEVVRDTIQRLVSLPERRGMATQVIWSGDDQKGFYTSHLVTGSGRHTQHGHYGPPTGRSFVSRTIADCMIHANKIYREWVVSDQMAIIRQLGLDPQDYAARLAGKLFEKGVESIDIGENRRMVGQYPPDSKPDLSIASTDLERETLDWLHAVWNQRMLGRIKDVYAPTCQYHGPLMTELYGIAAVTHQTLGLLGSLPDAGFTPQHICSTECEEGGTKVAVRWILEGHHLGYGMLQELGEPTGKRVQVMGISHFHYKDGKIVDEWRVYDELSLLVQVKLAQLSEAAREPIYFDEG
- a CDS encoding DUF4112 domain-containing protein; protein product: MADHPHLDRFERLDRLSRQLDTIFRIPGTNFRVGYDAIASIIPVVGDAATALPAAWIMLESYRMGLPKGKLMRQGVNVAADAVFGSIPLLGTLFDAGFKSNRRNVDILRKHLETLPGEAPAPDPAPDGRMIERG
- a CDS encoding carbohydrate ABC transporter permease, with amino-acid sequence MAKSINRKPMPLVVLSTGFVLLWLFLAAFPFIWTAWGSFKVEADFFSRADWMNAITGPATTAQTGGPFTGSGYEGAWIEQEFWRAVLNTGIVVFAVVTISLTVGTLGGYALARSGFRYTFWILIAALIFRAMPHVTLVSGYLLPFFEMNIWGYLPTTIIVLVAINQPFTLWMLHSFFLTIPKDLDESAMVDGCTRFQAFRLAVIPVMWPGVVTTGLFSFLLAYNDFTVTSMLLSQENQTMIPKINSFLGSTQQEGKVMYAVAAAVSAMAPLFVLVMVFQRQIVSGLTAGAVKG
- a CDS encoding ABC transporter ATP-binding protein gives rise to the protein MAELRLKNVCKRWGNFIGVDNFDLDIADQEFIVLLGPSGCGKSTTMRMIAGLEDVTDGEIWIGDKVVNNEEPKDRDIAMVFQSYGLYPQLSVYENIRFPLKVRKVPKEEHHERVMRAAEMVELTELLERRPAALSGGQRQRVALGRAIVRKPTVFLMDEPLSNLDAKLRVSTRAQIKNLQHKLKTTTVYVTHDQIEAMTLADRVVVMNKGRIQQVGTPTDIYDYPANTFVAGFIGSPAMNLVTGRIENGVFEAEGMRVPGLPTHHAGPVTLGFRAEDVTLAEPGGGELRAPVYSIELLGEASMISHRLGESLVSIKAPKDFRIEIGEEVGTNIPAAMCHLFDAETGERIPQETA
- a CDS encoding Crp/Fnr family transcriptional regulator — translated: MHPKEKRSCLYRKISHYVELTEQDMIYLEGLETNRRTYPARQRIRRPGEEADILFIVRRGWLYSASDVENERRHIQGLHFPGDVIGISDITLAMSRASLITATEVELCRLPKSGLRDLFETSPRLAALFFAFGAIESVILTERLAAVSRLDAEARLSHMLLQIHSRILVTAPENGDWFRMPLSQEVIGDAIGLTQAYVNRTFKALEARGLIERHHNGVELLDKPALIELSGYEDRYSTIDQGWMPQR
- a CDS encoding ABC transporter substrate-binding protein; translated protein: MTRILQASVATIALIGSAGMAMAECGIESGSVRILSNDFEALHVIANAAETCASDTVEVTKNQTTEHKNIQVPALTTNPASYTVAVVATNSVMPLLSADLVRPLDEYVEKWGQDLQEQQLIRVGDNIMAIAFMANAQHLFYREDLLEENGIEVPTSYEEILAAAETLRANDVMQYPLASGYKPGWDLAAEFVNTFLATGADFFKDGTAEVDINNENGIKTLETLKAMSEYMDPDFVTYDSNALHPLWESNDSAIQIQWGSRTREYSDETGSAPEIAAATGYAAAPTLGDAEIPAAGLWWDGFVIAKNISDEDAEASFRAMMKGISPETIAENRESAVWLVKGYDPTPAAEGVSANLAAGARPYPMLPYMGLLHTALGDNLAEFMQGQESAEQALADVTAAYTTAAAEAGFLN
- a CDS encoding ester cyclase: MTDPHLSRKIDMHEAMLRLAEARPEALPELLGTLYAPEAHWRGSHPMNEMTGPEAIAAQVWAPLRHSFPDLERRDLIVVGGQYEGRDYVAMMGHYCGSFRHDWLGIPATGGAAYLRYGEVHQIAHGRIVQSSCLWDVLDLIRQAGFWPLAPSLGAEEMWPGPITGDGLALRDSDPQESAASIAQTLAMHAALGAYDDEGRGGREGLLNMPQKDFWHPKMMWYGPAGIGTARGLSGFVDCHQLPFRMAFPNRKGGGQWDEIGALKQQHGGGHYIRIGDGPYSVTAGWPSVFAMHRGGGFLGLAPTGRPVTMRVMDFYLHHEGLIRENWVPLDMLDLLMQMGVDVLDRMSPIFRRGG
- a CDS encoding carbohydrate ABC transporter permease yields the protein MPHRTFLAFIWPSLLAMILFIAIPIISVGYQSLFVEHQQVMSQTESCGPFGCKTEMRVDSAAMAELREESPMGRFNGLGTYSNASHLAFDELGAAWRNSDSLGVFLGQVMNLPFYKALIFTIAYTFIVTPLVIILGFCIAVSVNAVSARLKGPVIFFSLLPMIVTPLIGALVLFWMIDSRGIIGATLQVVFNDPQLSLKASPTLTWVTLFVYGVWHSAPFAFVVFYAGLQTVPQDTLESAMVDGASRWERIRFVTIPYLMPLATFIALMQLMDNFRVFEPIIGFSAEANATSLSYLIYSDLRSGDFPLFGSAAASSMLTILGVVILLFPVLIRTWRDFSRKA
- a CDS encoding phage holin family protein, producing MDDHKYHDPNRRSVSGHLSAIVDDAINLVRGEVALARAEANEKVGQLGAALVMAVLGTALIMAALVILLQAIVLALVEMGIHSGWSALIVGGGTVIVGIILLMSAKSKFSAENLAPSKTMEQMRRDREAIKETRL